In Acetobacteroides hydrogenigenes, a single window of DNA contains:
- a CDS encoding electron transfer flavoprotein subunit alpha/FixB family protein, whose product MNNIFVYCEIENGKVADVSLELLTKGRNLADQLGCQLEALAIGHNLKGIEAELGQYGADVVHVADDARLAPYRTLPHTTLIKAVFEVEKPQIALFGASSVGRDLGPRVSSLLHSGLTADCTSLEIGSHTENKTGKVYDKLLYQIRPAFGGNIIATIINPDHRPQMATVREGVMKKEVIANAKPAQVKTIDVNKFLTDADEAIRIIEREIEERKIDIKGAPIIVAGGYGVGSKENFALLHELAQVLGGEVGASRAAVDAGFAEHARQIGQTGVTVRPKLYIACGISGQIQHTAGMEQSAMIISINNDPAAPINQIADYAITGDVSEIIPKLIKYYKKNSK is encoded by the coding sequence GTGAACAACATTTTTGTTTACTGCGAAATAGAAAATGGTAAGGTTGCCGATGTGAGCCTTGAACTGCTTACCAAAGGCCGTAACCTTGCCGACCAGCTAGGCTGCCAGCTAGAGGCACTAGCCATCGGTCATAACCTTAAAGGTATTGAGGCAGAACTCGGGCAGTACGGTGCCGACGTGGTACACGTTGCCGACGATGCTCGCCTTGCTCCATACCGCACCCTTCCTCACACCACCCTTATTAAGGCCGTGTTCGAGGTAGAGAAGCCACAGATTGCGCTCTTTGGTGCATCATCTGTTGGTCGCGACTTGGGTCCCCGCGTTTCATCGCTTCTTCATAGCGGTTTGACTGCCGATTGTACCTCGCTTGAGATCGGTTCGCACACCGAAAATAAAACCGGAAAGGTTTACGATAAGCTTCTATACCAAATCCGCCCAGCATTTGGTGGTAACATCATCGCTACCATCATTAACCCCGACCACCGCCCACAGATGGCAACCGTTCGCGAGGGTGTAATGAAGAAGGAGGTTATTGCCAACGCTAAGCCTGCACAGGTAAAGACGATTGACGTTAACAAGTTCCTTACCGATGCCGACGAGGCTATCCGTATTATCGAGCGCGAGATAGAAGAGCGCAAGATCGACATTAAGGGTGCCCCAATCATCGTAGCCGGTGGTTACGGTGTGGGATCGAAGGAAAACTTCGCCCTACTACACGAGCTTGCTCAGGTTCTTGGTGGCGAGGTTGGCGCATCGCGCGCTGCCGTTGACGCTGGCTTTGCCGAGCATGCCCGCCAGATTGGTCAAACCGGCGTTACCGTTCGTCCTAAGCTATACATCGCTTGCGGTATCTCAGGGCAAATCCAGCACACCGCAGGTATGGAGCAATCGGCTATGATCATCTCGATCAACAACGACCCTGCTGCCCCTATCAACCAAATTGCCGACTACGCAATTACCGGTGATGTATCTGAAATCATCCCTAAATTGATTAAGTACTACAAGAAGAACTCGAAGTAG
- a CDS encoding electron transfer flavoprotein subunit beta/FixA family protein, with the protein MTKKGLKIVVLAKQVPDTRNVGKDAMKADGTVNRAALPAIFNPEDLNALEQALRLKDRYPGTTVTILTMGPGRAADIIREGMYRGADCGVLLTDRKFAGSDTLATSYALSQAVKKIQPDLVIAGRQAIDGDTAQVGPQVAEKLGWPQVTYAESILSFENEEMTIKRRLEHGIEVVAGKLPMVITVTASAPEARPRNAKHLMKFKHARTVTELQEQTSDYYMELQSREYLRIPEWGVADVDADVEQLGLSGSPTKVKKIDNVVFAAKEAKRLSSEDTDIEWLIKELMANHTIG; encoded by the coding sequence ATGACAAAAAAAGGTTTAAAGATTGTTGTTCTCGCAAAGCAAGTACCCGATACCCGCAACGTGGGCAAGGATGCCATGAAGGCCGACGGCACCGTAAACCGTGCAGCGCTTCCTGCGATCTTCAATCCAGAGGATTTAAATGCCTTAGAGCAGGCTCTTAGACTAAAAGACAGATATCCTGGCACAACTGTAACCATTCTTACAATGGGTCCTGGTCGTGCTGCAGATATTATTCGCGAAGGCATGTACCGTGGTGCAGACTGCGGAGTACTGCTTACCGACCGTAAGTTTGCGGGATCGGACACGCTAGCAACCTCTTACGCGCTTTCGCAAGCCGTTAAGAAAATTCAACCTGATCTTGTTATAGCTGGTCGTCAGGCTATCGATGGCGATACCGCACAGGTAGGCCCTCAAGTTGCCGAGAAGCTAGGCTGGCCTCAGGTAACCTATGCCGAAAGCATCCTATCGTTCGAAAACGAGGAGATGACCATCAAGCGTCGCCTTGAGCACGGCATCGAGGTTGTTGCAGGAAAACTTCCTATGGTTATTACCGTTACCGCATCGGCACCTGAAGCTCGCCCACGTAACGCTAAGCACCTGATGAAGTTTAAGCATGCCCGTACCGTTACCGAACTCCAAGAGCAAACATCGGACTACTACATGGAGCTGCAAAGCCGCGAATACCTTCGCATTCCAGAGTGGGGTGTTGCTGATGTTGATGCCGATGTAGAGCAGCTGGGTCTTTCGGGATCGCCTACCAAGGTTAAGAAAATCGACAACGTGGTGTTTGCCGCTAAGGAGGCTAAGCGCCTATCATCGGAAGATACAGATATCGAATGGTTGATTAAGGAGCTTATGGCTAATCACACCATCGGTTAA
- a CDS encoding cation diffusion facilitator family transporter translates to MHDHSTHSPHHPNGALKIALFLNGGFAIIEFIGGILTNSTAILSDAIHDLGDAAAIGTAIYFEKISRKQRDKKYTYGYKRYSPLAALINTLILLVGSTVVLFQAVPRLLDPQPLNSSGMILLAILGLIFNGIAVVRLKKETSSVSKKAVLLHLLEDVLGWLAVLLGSIIIKLTGWTIVDPIMSLGITMFILFNVFKNLRSIFKIFMQSAPDGIDENEILRKIKKDPQVVGVHDVHLWTMDGSYHVATIHVVVRYGLSNDEQVSLKQNICKLMDDFDIDHVTIEVEFDTENCQKCD, encoded by the coding sequence ATGCACGATCATTCGACCCATAGCCCCCATCATCCAAATGGAGCATTAAAGATCGCCCTTTTCCTTAATGGTGGTTTTGCCATTATAGAATTTATAGGGGGGATACTTACTAACTCTACGGCAATTTTAAGCGATGCCATTCATGATTTAGGAGATGCGGCTGCAATTGGTACGGCCATTTACTTTGAAAAAATATCCCGTAAGCAGCGCGATAAAAAATATACCTATGGCTATAAGCGTTACTCTCCATTGGCGGCACTCATAAATACGCTTATTCTTCTTGTCGGTTCTACTGTTGTTCTTTTTCAGGCAGTACCACGATTGTTAGATCCTCAACCACTAAATTCTTCTGGGATGATATTGTTGGCAATTTTGGGGCTGATTTTCAATGGAATTGCTGTTGTTCGATTAAAGAAAGAAACCTCATCAGTGTCAAAGAAGGCTGTTTTGCTTCATCTTTTGGAAGATGTTTTGGGCTGGTTGGCTGTTCTTCTGGGAAGTATTATCATTAAGCTTACAGGCTGGACTATTGTAGACCCAATTATGTCGTTAGGAATAACAATGTTTATTCTGTTCAACGTGTTCAAAAACCTTCGCTCGATTTTTAAGATATTCATGCAATCGGCTCCAGATGGTATTGATGAGAATGAAATTCTTAGAAAGATAAAGAAAGATCCTCAAGTTGTAGGTGTTCACGATGTCCATCTTTGGACTATGGATGGTAGCTACCATGTAGCTACAATTCACGTTGTTGTTCGATATGGGTTAAGCAACGACGAACAAGTTAGTCTGAAACAGAACATTTGCAAACTTATGGACGATTTTGACATTGACCATGTTACCATAGAGGTGGAATTCGATACAGAAAACTGCCAAAAATGCGATTAG
- the nfo gene encoding deoxyribonuclease IV: MKYFGAHVSASGGVENAPINAHRIGAKAFALFTKNQRQWKSAPLSSASISAFRANCEKYGFSPSQILPHDSYLINLGHPEDEGLAKSREAFLDEMMRCEQLGLDRLNFHPGSHLGKVDEETCLRKIAESINLALEKTSGVTAVIENTAGQGTNLGFKFEHLRYIIDHVEDKSRVGVCIDTCHAFSAGYDLATQDAFDKTFMDFDAIVGFGYLKGMHLNDTKKALGSKVDRHENIGVGFLSTDAFRFIAKDPRFDGIPLILETPNEELWAQEIALLYSFL; the protein is encoded by the coding sequence ATGAAATATTTTGGAGCACATGTTAGCGCATCGGGTGGGGTAGAGAATGCCCCTATCAATGCACATAGAATAGGAGCAAAGGCATTTGCTCTTTTTACTAAAAACCAGCGGCAGTGGAAATCTGCGCCCCTATCATCAGCCTCAATTAGTGCATTCAGGGCTAACTGCGAGAAGTACGGTTTTTCTCCTTCGCAGATTCTTCCTCATGATAGCTATCTTATTAACCTTGGGCATCCCGAGGATGAGGGGTTGGCTAAGTCGCGTGAGGCATTTTTAGATGAAATGATGCGCTGTGAGCAGTTAGGACTCGATAGGCTTAACTTTCATCCGGGAAGCCATCTGGGTAAAGTTGATGAAGAGACTTGCCTGCGTAAAATTGCAGAATCGATAAATCTAGCCCTAGAAAAGACCTCTGGTGTTACTGCAGTTATAGAAAATACAGCAGGGCAGGGTACAAATCTTGGATTTAAGTTTGAACATCTTCGGTACATCATCGATCATGTCGAGGATAAAAGTCGCGTTGGCGTATGCATCGACACTTGCCATGCTTTTTCTGCGGGGTACGATTTGGCAACTCAAGACGCATTTGATAAGACATTTATGGATTTTGATGCCATTGTAGGATTTGGCTACTTAAAGGGAATGCATCTTAATGATACTAAGAAAGCGCTGGGCAGCAAGGTCGATAGACATGAAAATATTGGAGTAGGGTTTCTCTCTACAGATGCTTTTAGGTTTATTGCCAAGGATCCTCGATTCGATGGAATCCCATTGATACTAGAAACCCCTAATGAAGAGTTATGGGCTCAAGAAATAGCCTTGCTCTACAGTTTTCTCTAA
- the hemH gene encoding ferrochelatase yields MKGVILINTGSPASPSIRDVGSYLSEFLMDERVIDIPFIPRFLLVRGVIVPFRKYKSAKSYSTIWTNDGAPLLVNSVKLAQKVEALTGIAVEVAMRYGRETVKNAFTRLNARVSDLSEVVVVPLFPHYAMSSYETVAVHAEAMLQQLSSSITIRVVEPFYNHPQYIDSLVGQFASLNLSSYDRLLFSYHSIPIRQQEKSLKKVMSDQSFGVNYQYQVEQTSKLVAEKVGMIDRYDVSFQSAIGDRWLGPSTGDVLGSLPAMGIKRVLVMSPAFVADNLETLKDINVEARKIFMDAGGDAFTYVPCLNDSSLFAQFVANMVNAV; encoded by the coding sequence ATGAAGGGTGTAATTCTAATAAATACAGGTAGTCCTGCCTCTCCTTCGATTAGGGATGTCGGTTCTTACCTTTCTGAGTTTTTAATGGATGAACGGGTAATTGATATTCCGTTCATCCCTCGATTTTTGCTAGTGCGTGGAGTTATTGTCCCATTTCGGAAGTATAAGTCTGCGAAGTCGTACAGCACCATTTGGACTAATGATGGTGCTCCCTTATTGGTAAACTCAGTTAAGTTGGCTCAAAAGGTTGAGGCTTTAACAGGTATAGCCGTTGAGGTTGCAATGAGGTATGGTCGCGAAACCGTCAAAAATGCATTTACAAGGTTAAATGCAAGAGTTTCGGATCTTTCGGAAGTGGTTGTGGTTCCATTGTTTCCTCATTATGCAATGTCTTCCTACGAAACTGTAGCTGTACATGCTGAAGCGATGTTGCAACAACTATCTTCGTCAATCACAATTAGGGTTGTAGAACCTTTTTACAATCATCCTCAGTATATCGATTCTTTGGTTGGCCAATTTGCTTCGCTTAACCTTTCTTCGTACGACAGATTGCTGTTTTCATATCACAGCATTCCTATTAGGCAGCAGGAAAAGTCGCTTAAAAAGGTAATGTCCGATCAATCTTTTGGAGTAAACTATCAGTATCAGGTAGAGCAGACTTCTAAGCTGGTTGCCGAAAAGGTAGGTATGATAGATAGGTATGATGTCTCATTTCAGTCAGCGATTGGGGATAGGTGGCTTGGTCCTTCAACTGGCGATGTATTAGGGAGCTTACCTGCTATGGGGATTAAAAGAGTACTTGTCATGAGCCCCGCTTTTGTTGCGGACAACCTTGAAACGCTCAAGGATATAAATGTAGAGGCTCGTAAAATATTTATGGATGCGGGTGGTGACGCTTTTACCTATGTTCCTTGCTTGAACGACAGCAGTCTGTTTGCTCAATTTGTAGCGAACATGGTTAATGCAGTATAA
- a CDS encoding acyl-CoA dehydrogenase family protein: MANFYSDNEDLKFHLGHPLMKKIVELKERGFVDKETYDYAPIDFEDALDSYDKTLEIVGDICGNILDPNAESVDAEGPEVINDRVKYARGTQENHDALTQAGLYGMSLPREYGGLNFAMVPYVVAAELVSRADAGFANIWGLQDCAETIHEFGSKEIKDEFLPRIHQGQTAAMDLTEPDAGSDLQAVQLKATWDEKKGTWLLNGVKRFITNGDAEISLVLARSEDGTNDARGLSLFVYDKKDNAMKVRRIEHKLGIIGSPTCELVFTNAPAVLVGDRKMGLIKYVMSLMNGARLGVGAQSVGLSEAAYREAVKYANERMQFGKAIIQFPAVYELLTNMKAKLQASRALLYETSRFVDVYKAYYHISQDRKLEKNEREEQKEFNKLADCYTPLLKLFASEYSNQIAYDSLQIHGGSGFMKDYPIERIIRDARITTIYEGTSQLQVVAAIKGVTTGVFLQQMKAYAATPVHTDMEYMKKTLADMTEEYVKAYELVHAVGDNEYLDFHARRLVEMAGHIIMGYLLLLDAQRDARFTNSADVYIKLGAAWNKDRYNYIAKSHIDDLGIYKMVQEEVIKQA, translated from the coding sequence ATGGCAAATTTTTACTCAGATAACGAAGATTTGAAATTCCACCTAGGGCACCCACTGATGAAGAAGATCGTGGAGCTCAAGGAAAGGGGATTTGTAGATAAGGAAACCTACGACTACGCACCTATCGACTTTGAGGATGCTCTTGATAGCTACGATAAGACGCTGGAGATTGTAGGTGATATTTGCGGTAACATCCTTGACCCTAACGCCGAGTCGGTTGATGCCGAAGGTCCAGAGGTAATTAACGACCGCGTTAAGTACGCTCGTGGCACCCAAGAAAACCACGATGCGCTAACCCAAGCAGGTCTTTACGGTATGTCGCTTCCACGCGAGTACGGCGGATTGAACTTCGCTATGGTTCCATACGTGGTTGCTGCCGAGCTGGTATCGCGTGCCGATGCTGGTTTTGCCAACATCTGGGGATTGCAGGACTGTGCTGAAACTATCCACGAATTCGGATCAAAAGAAATAAAGGACGAGTTCCTTCCACGTATCCACCAAGGCCAAACTGCTGCTATGGACCTTACCGAGCCTGATGCAGGATCGGACCTACAGGCTGTACAGCTAAAGGCAACTTGGGATGAGAAGAAGGGCACTTGGTTGTTGAACGGCGTAAAGCGCTTTATCACCAACGGTGATGCTGAGATCTCGCTAGTTCTTGCCCGCTCGGAAGATGGCACCAACGACGCTCGTGGTCTGTCGCTTTTCGTGTACGACAAGAAGGACAACGCCATGAAGGTTCGCCGTATCGAGCATAAGCTGGGTATCATTGGCTCGCCAACCTGCGAGCTGGTATTCACCAACGCACCTGCAGTACTAGTTGGCGACCGCAAGATGGGCCTTATCAAGTACGTAATGTCGTTGATGAACGGTGCGCGTCTTGGTGTAGGTGCTCAATCGGTAGGTCTATCGGAGGCTGCATACCGCGAGGCTGTTAAGTACGCCAACGAGCGTATGCAGTTTGGCAAGGCCATCATCCAGTTCCCAGCCGTATACGAGCTGCTTACCAACATGAAGGCTAAGCTTCAGGCATCGCGTGCGCTGCTTTACGAAACATCTCGTTTTGTTGATGTGTACAAGGCATACTACCACATCAGCCAAGACCGTAAGCTCGAGAAGAACGAGCGCGAAGAGCAAAAGGAGTTCAACAAGCTAGCAGACTGCTACACTCCACTACTTAAGCTATTCGCTTCGGAGTACAGCAACCAAATTGCGTACGACTCGCTACAAATCCACGGTGGATCGGGCTTCATGAAGGATTACCCAATCGAGCGCATCATCCGCGACGCACGTATCACCACCATCTACGAAGGAACCTCGCAGCTACAGGTTGTTGCCGCCATTAAGGGCGTAACCACCGGCGTATTCCTACAGCAGATGAAGGCTTACGCGGCTACCCCAGTTCATACCGACATGGAGTACATGAAAAAGACTCTTGCCGACATGACCGAGGAGTACGTGAAGGCATACGAGCTGGTGCATGCCGTTGGCGACAACGAATACCTAGACTTCCACGCTCGCCGCTTGGTAGAGATGGCTGGCCACATCATCATGGGCTACCTGCTCCTACTCGACGCTCAGCGCGACGCCCGCTTCACCAACTCGGCTGATGTTTACATCAAGCTTGGTGCAGCATGGAACAAGGATCGCTATAACTACATTGCCAAAAGCCATATTGACGATCTTGGCATCTACAAGATGGTTCAGGAAGAGGTTATCAAGCAAGCATAA
- a CDS encoding patatin-like phospholipase family protein, producing the protein MITLLIVTFYAKTLFMVKRSALICCSIIAIAVFHIIPLSYAQRPKIGLTLSGGGAKGLAHIGILKAIDSAGLKVDYITGTSMGAVVGSLYAAGYSGKAIEKIANEIDWNTLFTNNPQYSDVALREKDEFGSYLLEVPIKGFKPALNSGLMDPEGVWIEFLKVLYPVYRIKNFHKLDIPFECIATDLETGKPVVLSTGEIVQAIRSSMAIPSVFTPIAYQDRVLVDGGLVQNFPVSQAKKMGADYVIGVSLYSGLLKRDQFKSALNVMDQITSYVDAEDEVKQKSMCDLLIMPPIGDYNAASFSDYKEILRLGNEVGEMMYPKFKHLADSLNSIQHIDYDPYTRLRPEPSVVLDEIEVVGIGQTTRKQLLDNMALKVGKSYSAHKLSDALKRAYASLDYKYIYYELHPTSVANHAKIRIVAEEYSSTWIKVGLFYNSFLGTAVNMNYTIRNFRNTNSRTMAKISIGDSFDGLFQSRLLFGQKNKNQVQAELRLTNIDLPLYSGTKRLYVYNTSYNKFDLSYTWYMTNTASVGGGVAFNYMNYSPDIAADIRYRGGESHFYGHINQYTNTLDRRYFPTKGLISKLELGYVFGRDIYKHLSKSMTTYDSILLTMKSRPYYKLSYEATLYTPISSKVSMFWEAQLGAQFNFSGLYFSEYFLGGDQSLFQNHMNFAGLKDAQIITSSLASIHWGVQANIFNNLYLQGKVNYGVYDFVENKTLTFDLKSQHMWGVGASVGYFISKWPIHLSFSYSPEMNRLYSSFSLGYAF; encoded by the coding sequence ATGATAACTCTACTAATCGTAACATTTTACGCCAAAACGCTATTTATGGTGAAGCGCTCAGCTCTTATTTGTTGCAGCATTATAGCAATTGCTGTATTTCATATCATTCCATTATCGTATGCACAGCGGCCAAAAATAGGGTTAACCCTTTCGGGAGGTGGTGCTAAGGGGTTGGCGCATATCGGTATTCTGAAGGCAATCGATAGTGCTGGTTTGAAAGTCGACTATATTACAGGTACCAGCATGGGCGCTGTTGTCGGTTCGTTGTATGCTGCTGGTTATTCTGGTAAGGCGATCGAGAAGATTGCTAACGAAATAGACTGGAATACGCTTTTTACGAATAATCCTCAGTATAGCGATGTCGCTTTGCGAGAAAAGGATGAATTTGGAAGCTATCTCCTTGAAGTTCCAATCAAGGGCTTTAAGCCTGCATTAAACTCGGGATTGATGGATCCTGAAGGTGTATGGATCGAATTCCTTAAGGTGCTATATCCGGTTTATCGGATTAAGAACTTTCATAAGTTGGATATTCCATTCGAGTGTATCGCTACCGACCTTGAAACTGGGAAGCCTGTTGTGCTTAGTACGGGTGAAATAGTTCAGGCTATTAGGAGCAGCATGGCAATACCTTCGGTGTTTACCCCTATTGCCTATCAGGATAGAGTTTTGGTAGACGGGGGCTTGGTACAGAACTTTCCGGTTAGCCAGGCAAAAAAGATGGGGGCCGACTATGTTATCGGAGTTAGCCTTTACTCTGGGTTGCTAAAGCGCGATCAATTTAAGTCGGCGCTTAATGTGATGGATCAAATAACCAGCTATGTTGATGCTGAAGATGAGGTTAAGCAGAAGAGTATGTGCGATCTTCTGATAATGCCGCCAATAGGCGACTACAATGCCGCTAGCTTTAGCGACTATAAGGAGATTCTCAGACTTGGCAACGAGGTGGGGGAGATGATGTACCCTAAGTTTAAGCATCTCGCCGATTCGCTGAATAGTATACAGCATATAGATTACGATCCTTACACTAGACTCAGACCCGAACCGTCCGTCGTTTTGGACGAGATAGAGGTGGTTGGGATCGGTCAAACAACCCGTAAGCAGCTTCTCGATAATATGGCGCTGAAAGTAGGAAAGTCCTACTCGGCCCATAAACTCTCGGATGCTTTGAAGCGGGCCTACGCCTCGCTCGACTACAAGTACATATACTACGAGTTGCATCCAACAAGTGTAGCTAATCATGCCAAAATTCGAATTGTAGCGGAAGAGTACAGCTCTACATGGATAAAGGTGGGGCTGTTTTACAATAGTTTCTTAGGTACTGCTGTCAACATGAACTATACTATTCGTAATTTCCGTAATACGAATAGCCGAACAATGGCTAAGATATCCATCGGGGACAGCTTCGATGGGCTTTTTCAAAGTAGGCTTTTGTTTGGCCAGAAAAATAAGAATCAGGTGCAGGCTGAGCTGCGTTTAACCAATATCGACTTGCCTTTGTACAGTGGAACAAAAAGGCTTTACGTTTATAATACCTCGTATAATAAGTTTGATCTGTCGTACACTTGGTATATGACAAATACGGCCAGCGTTGGTGGCGGCGTTGCGTTTAACTACATGAACTATTCTCCGGATATTGCTGCCGATATTCGGTATCGTGGAGGTGAAAGCCATTTTTATGGGCATATAAATCAGTATACAAATACACTCGATCGGCGCTATTTCCCCACAAAAGGCTTAATCTCGAAGCTTGAGTTGGGCTACGTTTTTGGTCGCGATATATATAAGCATCTTTCAAAAAGTATGACTACTTATGATTCTATTTTATTAACCATGAAAAGTAGACCATACTACAAGTTATCCTACGAAGCAACGCTTTATACGCCGATTAGTTCGAAGGTGTCGATGTTCTGGGAAGCTCAGTTGGGAGCCCAATTTAACTTTAGTGGCCTTTACTTCAGCGAGTATTTTCTAGGTGGAGATCAATCTCTATTCCAAAACCATATGAATTTTGCCGGATTGAAGGATGCCCAGATAATAACAAGCTCTTTAGCATCGATCCATTGGGGGGTACAGGCAAATATATTTAACAACCTCTATTTACAGGGGAAGGTAAACTATGGAGTTTACGATTTTGTTGAGAATAAGACGCTAACTTTTGATCTTAAATCTCAACACATGTGGGGTGTTGGTGCCTCAGTTGGTTACTTTATCTCTAAATGGCCCATACATCTTTCTTTTTCATACTCTCCAGAAATGAATAGGCTTTACTCAAGCTTCTCGTTGGGTTATGCCTTCTAA
- a CDS encoding DUF3298 and DUF4163 domain-containing protein, whose translation MKFFIAIGAYYSALLFLSSCNTSGNSTISNAGDTIIYKYKAAHYLQNNDKIKDTSLLFRASIYYPEFDEKQNKNLADSLYAHIQYSAFKGCKTAEEATKAFVDECIKQTKEEFGLSMLGWESIDSVTVVSNTPNTISLRRMHYSYTGGAHGNPSETYTSFKSSNGKRLKLDDIIQTGKILEFKAINIAHLKKSRNIKEQSTLEDVGLFVSEDDLPLPSSFALTRQGLLLAYDYYEIASYADGVISYTIPFSMLKGVLKSEYIITE comes from the coding sequence ATGAAATTTTTTATAGCGATAGGAGCCTACTATTCGGCACTACTTTTTCTCTCCTCTTGCAATACCTCCGGCAACAGCACTATAAGCAATGCTGGCGACACCATTATCTACAAGTACAAGGCTGCTCATTACTTGCAAAATAACGACAAGATAAAAGATACTTCGCTGCTATTTCGAGCAAGCATCTATTATCCCGAGTTTGATGAAAAGCAGAATAAAAATTTAGCGGATAGCCTTTACGCACATATACAATACTCTGCTTTTAAGGGATGTAAGACTGCTGAGGAAGCCACTAAAGCATTTGTAGATGAGTGTATCAAGCAAACAAAGGAAGAGTTTGGCTTGTCAATGCTCGGATGGGAAAGCATCGATAGCGTAACTGTAGTATCCAACACTCCAAATACTATTTCGTTACGAAGAATGCACTACTCTTATACCGGTGGAGCACACGGCAATCCATCCGAAACATACACCTCTTTTAAATCAAGCAATGGGAAACGCCTTAAACTAGACGACATCATTCAAACAGGTAAAATACTTGAATTTAAAGCAATCAATATTGCACATCTCAAGAAGAGCAGAAACATTAAGGAACAATCGACACTCGAAGACGTAGGCCTATTTGTTTCGGAAGACGACCTTCCGTTACCCTCCTCGTTTGCGCTTACCCGCCAAGGGCTGCTCTTGGCATACGACTACTACGAGATAGCAAGCTACGCTGATGGGGTCATTTCGTACACAATTCCTTTTAGCATGCTCAAGGGGGTTCTGAAGTCAGAATACATCATTACAGAATAA
- a CDS encoding DNA-binding protein has protein sequence MRTITFNELRKIKDSLPEGSIHRIAESLQVSDETVRNYFGGANYKFGQTVGIHIEKGPDGGVVELDDTTILDMALSMLNEKS, from the coding sequence ATGAGAACTATAACATTTAATGAACTTCGAAAAATCAAAGACAGTCTTCCAGAGGGAAGTATTCATCGCATCGCAGAGTCGTTGCAAGTGTCTGATGAAACTGTTCGCAACTACTTTGGCGGTGCTAACTACAAGTTCGGTCAAACTGTTGGAATTCACATTGAAAAGGGTCCAGATGGGGGTGTCGTAGAACTCGATGATACTACAATTCTGGATATGGCATTAAGCATGCTTAACGAAAAGTCATAA
- a CDS encoding pyridoxamine kinase, with amino-acid sequence MFSNPVKRVAAVHDMSGFGRVSLTVIIPILSSMGIQVCPLPTAILSTHSQYDGFEFVDLTANMQPIIDHWKRLKLRFDAVYSGFLGSAAQISIVAKFIDDFRDNNMMVVIDPVMGDNGKRYTSISQEMVTEMRMLVKKADIITPNLTEVFLLLNEPYQPKITEQQARNYLLRLADMGPKIVMITSIPTTDEQHTSVIAYNSEDGRFWKVSCSYLPAAFPGTGDTFASVIVGSILQGDSLPIALDRAVSFASLGVRATFGYPGKPLEGIMLERILPSLSQAVQPTSYQILDWKNH; translated from the coding sequence ATGTTTTCTAACCCCGTTAAACGAGTTGCAGCAGTACACGACATGTCTGGTTTTGGGCGTGTATCATTAACGGTTATTATCCCAATACTTTCGTCGATGGGAATACAAGTTTGCCCATTGCCTACAGCCATACTTTCGACCCACAGCCAGTACGACGGATTCGAATTTGTAGACCTGACGGCAAATATGCAACCTATAATCGACCATTGGAAGCGGCTAAAACTTCGGTTTGATGCAGTATACAGCGGGTTTCTTGGTTCCGCAGCACAAATAAGCATCGTCGCAAAGTTTATCGACGACTTTAGAGACAACAACATGATGGTTGTGATAGATCCAGTTATGGGCGACAATGGGAAAAGATACACCTCCATTAGCCAAGAGATGGTTACAGAAATGCGCATGCTCGTAAAGAAGGCAGATATCATCACACCAAACCTTACAGAGGTTTTTCTGCTTCTAAACGAGCCATACCAGCCAAAGATAACAGAACAACAGGCGCGCAACTACCTACTTCGCCTTGCAGATATGGGACCTAAGATCGTAATGATTACCAGCATTCCCACTACTGATGAGCAGCATACCTCTGTAATTGCATACAATAGCGAAGACGGTCGCTTTTGGAAGGTATCGTGCAGCTACTTACCAGCAGCATTTCCTGGAACAGGTGATACGTTTGCAAGCGTCATTGTAGGATCTATACTTCAAGGAGATAGTCTTCCTATTGCTTTAGACAGAGCCGTAAGCTTTGCTTCCCTTGGAGTTCGAGCAACATTTGGTTATCCAGGAAAACCATTGGAAGGCATAATGCTCGAACGTATTCTTCCATCATTAAGCCAAGCCGTACAACCGACCAGCTACCAAATACTCGATTGGAAGAACCACTAA